A region of the Vigna unguiculata cultivar IT97K-499-35 chromosome 9, ASM411807v1, whole genome shotgun sequence genome:
GTGCTCTTTCCTTCAAGAAGGTTGTTTACGAGGAAAATAAGGTTGAGGaaccccaccaccaccaccacctcttCCATAGGCACCACCACCAGCCGGAGACTCGTGAGACGGTGAAAGTTGTTGAGTATGAGCAAGTTCCTGAAAGGCGTGTTGGTGAAGTTGTCTACGAAGAGAATAGGACAGTGTGGCCTTGAATTGCATTCTAGGgttcaacttcaacttcttaTTACCATGTGCCTATTTTGCTAAGGAGACTATTTCTAGTATAAAAATCACCACTGtgtgattaatttaaataaattgctCCTTAGTTACCACTTACGTTTATAAATCTTgtataatttcaataaaattatgttaCTATATCTTTGGTGTGTACAAAGTACGTGTGATAGCATGCATGCATGatgatttgttgtttttttctaacttttctGTGAGGAACGGGTTCTTAAAATAACTGAATAAACCAATCATGGTTCAAGTGTAACCTAATTAATGGGTATATATACCCACATAAACTGCATTAATCATTTCTTAAAAACTTCTAAACAGCACGTTTTGGAAGATATCACACGATCACGTTGTTttgatattcataaaatttttacatttatttgagATTGactattttactctttaaatccttttgtttctaaatacaaaaaaaaaaagagtatttttttaatgattattttactCCTAAAAATAGATTGTCaatgactttttaaattgttaaataaacttttatatttgtaaaagaattgaaaaataatatagtaaatataaataagtgtCAAATATTTATAGATATCAAAGTAACATGCTCACATATAATCATCGATTTGCCTTATGAGcctaaataagttttttttttcatattcaataaaatatctCCCAAAATCTTTCATAAGATGAGTTGGGGTTACAGACAAAATGTGTTTGATccataaaagtattaaattatttttcgttatatatatatatatatatatatatatatatatatatatatatatatatgtgtgtgtgtgtgtgtttttttttttataagtatgACTAGTGTAATCTAACTAATCTTTCTTACATACCCTTTGTtccattatataataattatcaagTATTCAAATTGTTAGTAAttgaaataaagttaattttagAAGATGACAATATGTATATAAAgattacaagaaaatgtcttattagtaaccaattttagtgactaaaagttgttagtcactatagtgaccaatttatataccaatttacaaaattaaaatttattggttactaaaatagtcactaatataaataaaaaattataattggtcactaaatttgtcactaattaattagagagtaatttagtaactaagttattttagtagccaaaacttaggtagctaatttttagtgactagttttctttggtagccaaaactatagtagctaatttaaaaatcaatttagtgaccaattatatttttttattcataatagtaactattttagtaaccaatgatttttttactttgtaaacttgtatctaaattagtaattatagtaactaacaacttttggtcactaaaattggttactaatgaagcattttcttgtagtataaAACCGCTAGGCAAATTTGATGGCATAAAAATTCCACTTGGTGAGAAGTTGTAATGGTTGTTAATGTCAGAAAGTTGAACAATTTTATTGATAGAACTTCCACAGCTTTGCATGTGATTTTCAATAACTGCATTTGCATTGAATTGACGGttgaaaattataatcaaattgcATATGTATTTgtgaaaaacaaacaaagaacACTTACCATGACTTATTCCACATATTCCATTTACATCGTCAAAGTTATTGGCTTCATTGTCGACATTTGCAAATAATTTTCAATAACTTGTGACAATAAATAAGACAACTTATTTacataacaaattttgtttaagaaaaataattacttacTCAAAACCAACTTAGTTAATGGTTTTGTCTATAGAATCTTCTTCACGAATCtgccaaaaaatataaaacatatattattatgGATATTGAGGTTCACTCTTGTAAAACGAACAACTACTTAAAAGATAAGATAAATGTTGCATAGCAACATTTTTAAAGAATACTAGTTCATCATTTGCACTATGTAATTTCAATAACACCATGAGAACCATTAgtataacttataataaaacatttcatatatattttaataggtATTTACGCTATGTATAATCAATGTTGCATACTATAACCTACATTTCAAGAAGCTCATCATTGTCACTCTATAATTTCAAGAAGGAAATGAGACGTGACCTGCATTTATTATAACTTCAGTTAATGAACACCATTACCATTGAACAATTGAATAAATTAGGAGAAGAGTGTGAAATAAATACTGACATACCTATAGTTTGGTCTTTGTTAAAGAGTTTCGAAAAATTTCTTGTACACAatatttttagttgtgtttgtgATATTTCCATCTTCGTCTAGAATAAGTATTTTGagtcctttcttttttttttactctagAGATAGGAACATATAGCTTCCATGTGTGAAAAATGGACGTGGAAGATAAATTCCAACTCTAGAAAGAGATTGACCTTGACTTTTGTTGATTGTCATTGCAAAGCAAAGTGATATTGGAAATTGTCTTCTCTGGAATTTAAATGGCAAACCTGAATCTGAAGGAACTAAATCCATTCTTGGGATAAAAATTTTGTCACCAACGTTTTTCCCTATAATAATAGTTGTTGAGATGACATTTTTTCCTAAATGATTGACTTGCAATCTTGTTCCATTGCATAGACCTTTTTGCTTGATCTATACTTCTAACAAGCATGATTGGTACCCCTATTTTCAACTTCAATCTGTGATTTGGAATACCtaaacatttgatttcattcaaaaattcgGATGTAAACCATTCAGATTGCATTTCTTCATCTTAATCAGATTGGCAAGTTGTATCTAAACTTAGATACGTAATTTCCTCACCACTTAATAAAGACAACATGAAATCATTAACTTTCTCTACACAATCATTTGTTGGGCAAAGTATTgctccatcatcaaaataaCCAGGATTCCTCATATGTAAAACAAAATCAGGGTACACAAATTGAACCGAAGACATTAAAGGTGATTTTGTATTTAGAATCAATAATTGTTGTAGAATTTCAACCATGCTTTCCCCATTTTCATTTAAATCCATCTCTCCATCTCCAATTTTAAAGatccaatcagcaaattcttttatcttctctaTTGTCTGCCTATTTTGGGTTGTATTTAatctcatattttttgttagcttTAACACTTTACAATACTGCCATAAGTCAGAATAATGTATTGAAGATTTAATGATATCATACCTGGATGCTTTCTTTATGACGGGTAGAATTTGTCTAAAGTCACCTCCCAAGACAACCACTTTACCACCAAATAGTTTGCCATTGTTGCACTCATcaacatttttcattatatCTCTTAAAGTTCTATCAAATGCTTCAAAACACATTATGTTCATCATAGGTGTTTCATCCCATATAATCAAACTGGTTGTCGTTAAAAGCTTAGCACGTAGACTACCTTGAGCAATGTTGATTCCTTATTAATTAGTAGTGGGATGCAAAAAGTTGAGTGTGCAGTTTTTCCACCAGGAAGAAGTAACAAAGCAATGTCACTTGATGATACATTTAAAACAACCATCCCCTTGCTTCTTATTGCAGCTAACAATGTCTTCCACATAAAAGTTTTTCACGTACCACCATAACCATACAAAAATCCTCCTTGTTTTGAAAGTATTGCATTCGGCTTAATTAccattttggtcccctaatttgttgtttggttcattttggtccctttattattttttggttcaatttagtcctctaattatttaaaaaggttcaatttggttgCTTCTTTAATAACATCAATAAATTCTTTGTCATCAGCCAATAGTTCTAAATAATGGCAAGCCTCCTGGAATGTTTTAAACATTTGTCCATCAATTGTCCTTATGCTCTCATAATCAACACACCCTTTTTGAATAGTCAATAATATTCTCATATAATAGATTTCTCTAGAGCCAAGAGGAATATAAGTAAGTCTACCAATGTTGTAGCCTTTCTTTCATagttttcattctttttcttttgtcatcCACACAAATTTGCTTAGGAATTTCCCATAAGTCAAATCTTTTCCTTTTGTATAATTACGATTAGCCTCAAACCAACCTAAAAACATTGTGTTACTGTTTTCGCATCTGTTGAATACAAcattaatatcatcatcattatcatctttaaacaaagtTCATTGCACGCTTGGAAGATGGAATGTTAATCTTTGAACAGCAGGCCATCTATGGTGAATATCAAAAACAAATGTTCTTCAAACTGCTTCGCATGGTAAGAGGTATTTATAGTCATAATACCTTTTTATTTCATCaataattgtttatttgttCAAATCTATAGCAacattagttattttaaatgtaCCTCTATCCGGACCCTTGTTGACATACTTGAACAAATACTTGATTGCATTTGTCTAGTTACAATACTCTATATTGACATGAGATTGATACCTCATTAAAAGAGGTGGATTGTAAGGAACCACACTGGAATTATCAAGCTaaattccatttttttagcaaaactaTCATCATCACGTCTTTTATATGACGAATATCCTTCTTCATCAATGTTAGAACAACTTGTAAAATTCTTtggataatattttaaacatctACCTTCTTTCATGCAAGGATAATTGAATTGTACAGGTCCACACAGCTCATGTATCATGTAATTGGAAACAACTCTATGCAATTTTGGGTACAAATATTGATTAGGCAATTGAACTGAAATTACCTTATCAATATTTGTTGGAGTCTTCAGTTTGTTTTCTCCATCTAACCATAAAAGTATATGAGTGTGCGGTAATCTCTTTTTTGAAATTCTACTGTGTACATACCTGATTGtgtaaaaagaacaaatatagtGACAcacagtttttttaatttaataattaa
Encoded here:
- the LOC114162747 gene encoding uncharacterized protein LOC114162747; the protein is MMRSGEYYTHVSEVERESRTVEYPNDGALSFKKVVYEENKVEEPHHHHHLFHRHHHQPETRETVKVVEYEQVPERRVGEVVYEENRTVWP